CAATTCTTATGCTGCCCTGCTTTTCCACTAAACTGGTTCCCGTCCATACAGTAGTTTCATTCTGTGTGTCAGTGGAGAAGCCTTCCGGTGGAGGTCATTGGTTATTGGTCACGAATGCAATACGTTCGCTTTCACAACGAAGCAAATATCGCGACCTTAGAACGTTTGCAAGCCAACCGCTGGAAAAAAAGTGACTGGAgctggagttttttttttgggtaggaTTTCTGCAAGCAGTGAGACAGATTTTCATTTTGATCTCGTTCTCTGGTCACGACCAGTTCCACCAGTTCTGtggggtaatttttttttagtttgccaatttcaatttttgtgatCGTACAACGCGCATCAAGGTTACCCTCCATCGTTTCCAACGTGTGCAGATCCCGAGGACTTTGCGAAGGTTCACCGGAACTGAAAGTGTTTGCAGCTGCATTCCATCGTCCGTGCTACAGTTAgagacgtgtgtgtgtgcgtgtttttgttttgtttattgcacAAGTAGTATGTAatgtttccgttccgttctgtGGAGTAAAGGAAAGCATGGAACATTCGAAAAGCAACTAATCATAGCCACTGTGGGGTGTCCCAACAAGGACTTTGCTATTAATATGGTCCCTCGTAAAGATTGCTTAATGGGACGCTAGAATGAAGCGAATGAATCGAAAACGACCGACAGTGTGGTTCTCGAGTGAAGCACACTACCTACGCCAAATCGTTAGGTGAAGAAATACATATTTGCACAACCACTGCTTCATGCATTACAAAAACGTTATCACACTACAATTTGCCGTAAATCGAAACAATTACACTGTGCATTATCTGTCAcgcacaaataaacacactccTTTTCCAGCTGATGATAGCGTCTTGAATGTAATCTTCTCGCAAACTCATgccattagaaaaaaaagtgcttcTCCATAAGCTGATAAGAAATCAATGGAGCAGGTTGTTGCTGATTGATTGTTAATTTTGTTAACCTGCGTTGAACGTAAGGCACAATCACTTTAGTCACCCGATCAAAGCAATCTCACGATGCACGAACGAACGCTATATAGGCACTGATAGAAAAGTCATCGTTTCATAACTCAATTATGTTCAAACAGCTATCACATCGGTAGAAGTGTGACACTCCAGCAAGCAAAGCGTGGTTGctataaaatatcaaaaactGCAAACTCAATTAAACCCCGAGCGGAACTGGGAACTCGGGCCATCATTTTATCGACCCTGCTTATTTCGAGAACCGAAATGTCGATTTATTCGTGTGTTCGTGCCATACTGCTCACCATCAGTGTCTCGCACGCAAAGTGCAGTATATTAACAGCATCCCGAACGCCACGCACAGTCGGTGGTCATCTCGCATCGGTCGTATTGCGGAAAGGGCCtgtttttttgggtgtttAGGTGTTTCTCTGCAGCAAAACGAAGCGTCACCTTGGTGGttctaaaacaaagaaaatcgtTTCTGTTAACTTTTatacattttgatattaaattatCTGTTATTGCGTTTGTTGTGTTATTGTCAAGATGCCTGTTCCGTGTGAAAAACGAGTAACTATCAAGCAACATTCTGGCACATAAATCTACCATGTTGTTTTCGACCCGTAAACTGTATTATTTTCTCTTCTATTGCACGCTCGCTGTACTACACACTAACAATCTTCGATTCGCTCCGTTTCCTACTAACAGACAATAGAATGGATACTAACCCACACAACATTCCAACCGTTGTAAGTAAAACGATGCACTAACAAACTTCTCTAACCATACCGAATGCCATTTTCTAGCTAATTATTGATTTATCCCGCCTTCCGTTACTAATATACTTCTTCTTCGCGCATTTACACAGACCGAAATGCAGGCGCCAGAGTTCAAGGACTTTGCGAAGGAGATGGTCGATTACATCTCCAACTATCTCGAGAACATCCGCGACAGGTGAGTGTAGCTTCAGCAGCTATTGTATCATTTCTCATTCGTTTCGAGCAGTGGATGGatgggtgtgcgtgtggtgaGAAGAAATTATCACCTCTTGCGATCGTACACTACTCGTAATGTGGGCGATCTGCCGCACGAATGCCGCCGGTGTGAATTCCCGCGTATTAATGGTTAGAAAATCCACCGACGCCCAGTACCGGCTCGGGGAAATACCGCAGCTGGAAGCGCCCGGAGAAACACCGAAACCGGTTAGATTCACTCATGGAAACTAGTATTCCTGACCTATCGTACATTTTACTGCAAACGATACGACACGTGCATTCGAAATACTTTCCAACCAAATTTATATCGGACAAAAGGCGATCGTTCtgttggtggtttgtttttaaacatcaTTGTTCAAGCAGGCACGTTGCAGTGTCAGTCGCTCACAAAACAATTCGCGCGATCGTCAATCGAGTGTGGCGAGACGCGGTAAATTGTTAACAATCACCGATCAAGGTTAGGCTGTTGTGGTTTCTTCAACTCGTGGGTTTGGTGTGGAAGAAATCGCCAACCTCGTCCATAGCGCTGATGTTGTGTCATTTCTTATTCGACGGTTGGAAATGAACGGTTCCGTTTGATGGCCTCTTAGAATATCGCTTGGTTAGAAACGAACGCTAGTAGCTATACCGTGCAATAAAGAAGGCTGTACTAATTGCCCTGTGTACGAGGTACGATCGGCCAACGTCCTCACATCCGCTGCTCACTGTCAGATTAGTGAAACACTCACGGTCATGGATTTGCTTTCCATCGTGCGTTGCCCATCGTTGTGCCGGTGACACCTGCGATCACTACACCAAGGTTACGGTCTAACGGATAATACCACCGAACGAAACTTTGGAGATACATTTGGTCTATTACCTTCAAGTCGTGGGGGTTTGTTGACTTTTGCTAACGACAAATAGCAAATAAGAATGCCGACCACAAACACAAAGATTGTTCTATGCGATTAGTGAAATAAATGCCTAGAACCGGCTCGGATGGCATAGCTTAGCATTCCCTTTGCTTGCGTAATAACATTGATTAACGATGGATATTCTCAAGGACAACCAAAAGCACGACGCCTCGGATCGGTTTGCAGTTGTTGCCGGGTTAGCAGTTTGTCGATGGCTGAAAGCTGGTTTGATTTCAATTCGTGCGAAGGAGAAACACGAATTGTATGCCCAGGCGTTGTGAGTACTGGTGGCTACTTTCAGCAGGGAACATCTATGAACGTTCTATTATTTGTTGAGATACCAATTCCAGACTCGGTGGCGAGGATGGTTCGCCGAACACGAGCCATGAGTTGCAGCAAACAGGGCCCTTTTTTATCTCCACTTCTGGCACGTTATGATGTAACATATCACTCAAACGTCAGCATGGAGTTgtgaaaatagaataaaaaaaagtccgCTAGACCATGATGTCAcgaataatttatgttaaacTGTCGTAATCCACTCGTGCGATCGGTACCTTTTCGTACATGACTTGATCATGAGAAGATCAAGGATGTGTACCGTCCATTCGCACCGGAAACAGCCAACATTGATCACGAAACTCGGTCCAAATACAACGGAAGGGCgacatcgatcgatcgaacaaCCTTCACGAGCACGAACAGTCGCCATGGCAACCGTCAGCCAACTAGCCAACTCAGCCTAAACCTAATGAGTGCAACAAGTACAAATGAATGATGATTAATGCAAACGCGACAGCCTACGAGTTGTACGGACATAAAACAATAGGAATTCGTAACTAACCTCTGACACGAAACGTTAGCACAAACTAGTTTCTCTCCAGCGCAAGCAAGTCAAGTTCAACTACACATCCACTCACTTTCGGTAGCTACTGCTAGGCTAAATACGCCGCACAAAGTCTTCCCCCAAAAAACCGGCCCCGAAAGGCGTGCTCAAAATCAAGATGAAGGTCTGCGCAAAAAATATACAGGTGCGCGCACACgcatagcgaaaaaaaacccaacacagTAACATAAAAATGTCTGACACCACGCGAGCAAGAATTGCGCAAAAGCCCACAATGTGGCGGGTGAGATTCTAGTCCCCCTCGCTTGAGGCTCGTCCAACCGTGCCATTGCCAACCGTCGTCAATCAGTGTGTTTCATTCGTGAGATTTAATTCCACGACGATTGGAAGGAGAGTGTTTTTTGAGTAATGGCCGGTACACCTACACTACCACCTCCACACAAACGACTCCACTCCGGCGGTCGTGGATCGGAAGGTGTGAGGTTTTGCAACATGCCAACATGTTGCATGCCTGTTTGAACATGACCTGAATCGGACACCGTTGTCTGATTTTAGATGCACATAAAACGCATACATCCAATCAATTTTCCAGCCGCATGTCGGTGACCCTGAGACGCCAGTTCTTAGACGATGCCGGTTAACCGGGGCAACACACATATAACACTGCTgttcttttggtttttgcaGACGTGTTCTACCAACCGTTCAGCCGGGCTATCTGCGACCGCTAATCCCCGATGAAGCACCCCAGCAGCCGGAAAAGTGGGAAGAAGTGATGGCCGACGTTGAGCGGGTTATTATGCCGGGCGTTACGCACTGGCACAGCCCGAAGTTCCACGCGTACTTCCCCACGGCCAACTCTTATCCGGCGATCGTGGCTGATATGCTGAGCGGTGCCATCGCTTGTATTGGGTTTACTTGGGTAAGTACTTGGATTTTGCATGTCGAAGAGCCGACGATTTTAACACAATTCCTGTCTCAATTTCTTCGTTTCAGATTGCTAGCCCCGCTTGTACTGAGCTTGAAGTGGTGATGCTGGATTGGCTGGGCAAGATGTTGGACCTTCCGAATGAGTTCCTTGCGTGTTCCGGTGGACAGGGCGGTGGAGTTATCCAAGGCACCGCCAGTGAGGCCACTCTTGTTGCGCTGCTCGGTGCTAAGGCGAAGGCAATGAAGCGTGCCAAGGAGGAACATCCCGACTGGGACGATCATACCATCGTGTCAAAGCTGGTTGGATACACATCCAGTGAGTATGACTCCCCAAAAAGCCTTATGGGAGTACTATTTTTCGTGGTCCAATACCAACgtatatttcttttccatagATCAATCTCACTCCTCGGTGGAGCGTGCCGGATTGCTCGGAGGCGTGAAGCTGCGTGGCCTGAAAGCGGACGAAAACCTAAAGCTTCGCGGTGAAACGCTCGAAAAAGCCATCAAGGAAGATCTCGAAGCGGGACTGATTCCGTTCTACGTGGTAGCCACGCTCGGCACGACCAACACCTGCGCATTCGATCGACTCGATGAGATCGGCCCGGTCGCCAATCGGTACAATGTCTGGGTGCACGTTGATGCAGCATATGCCGGATCGGCCTTCATCTGTCCAGAGTATCGCTACCTGATGAAGGGTATCGAGACGGCCGATTCGTTCAACTTCAACCCGCACAAGTGGATGCTGGTGAACTTTGACTGCAGCGCCATGTGGCTGAAGGAGCCGTACTGGATTGTGAACGCGTTCAATGTGGATCCGCTCTACCTGAAACACGACATGCAGGGTTCTGCaccggactatcgccactggCAGATTCCGCTCGGTCGTCGTTTCCGTGCGCTCAAGCTGTGGTTCGTGCTGCGGCTGTACGGTGTGGAAAATCTGCAGGCCCACATCCGGCGTCACTGCGGGTTCGCGAAACAGTTCGAAGCGCTGTGCTGTGCGGATGAACGTTTCGAGATTTTCGGCGAGGTGCAGATGGGTCTCGTGTGCTTCAAGCTGAAGGGCTCGAACGAGCTGAACGAGGCACTGCTCAAGCGCATCAACGGTCGCGGTAACATTCATCTGGTCCCGTCCAAGGTGAACGATGTGTACTTCCTGCGTATGGCGGTGTGTTCGCGCTTCACCGAAACGTCCGACATCGACTACTCGTGGAAGGAGGTGTCGGCGGCCGCTGATGAGCTGCTGGCCGAGCAGAAGAAGTAAACAGAGCGCTGCGAGCTAGAAGCTGATCGCGCCTATCCTCATCCTCATACGCAAGAATCGCAACCCTCGTTTCCTCCTTTCCTCGTTAAGTTTTTACCTAATATGaacgtttaatttatttatcaaacgaacaaagcatacacaaacacatcccgTACAACAAGTATTACAGGGACCAGGGTGTACGGGAAGCGCTGGTGGTCCGACGACCACCCCGGGACTCATTCGCGTGGCAATCAAACTCAAATACCAGGCAATAATGataacgaaaacaataaatacgATACAATGAACAAGCTAGTGATGTTCTATGCTTATGAATATCGTGCGACCGTATTGATGTTCGATGTTATACTGTTGTAACCGTTGAGCAGATAATAAAGTTTAAGGCATACCATTCCGCAAAGCAAATTGTTGTTTACATTCACAATAATTTATACTTACCACAATGAAATCGGCTTACATCGTTTCATTTGCACTATTTCTACACTTTTCTTTAAACTTATCCATTTACTATTTACGCACTGATCACACACCCGGAACctaaacaccaaacaaaactacacaaTTCTGAAGCATGCGACTTCATCCATTTGTTAATTTCGTTATTACTACAGCCTTTTCAACGATTATTTACTATAAAAAGGTAACTACTTTAACGCAAACATGCAAAATAAGCCATTTGTAAGCAAATTTTAAGATAATTTCACACACCCGCTGTTGGAAGAAAtgcgtttatttttgtatggaaacaatttgacagctgtgGTGAATTGGTATCGGTGGTGAATAACAAGTTGCGCAGCTGAGCTTACGGAAAGCTTTTGTATTCAAGCTttacgcctgaaagtatgcaaagcGTAATAACGTCTAATACACGTCCTTTAG
This Anopheles marshallii chromosome 3, idAnoMarsDA_429_01, whole genome shotgun sequence DNA region includes the following protein-coding sequences:
- the LOC128715739 gene encoding aromatic-L-amino-acid decarboxylase-like gives rise to the protein MPVPCEKRTEMQAPEFKDFAKEMVDYISNYLENIRDRRVLPTVQPGYLRPLIPDEAPQQPEKWEEVMADVERVIMPGVTHWHSPKFHAYFPTANSYPAIVADMLSGAIACIGFTWIASPACTELEVVMLDWLGKMLDLPNEFLACSGGQGGGVIQGTASEATLVALLGAKAKAMKRAKEEHPDWDDHTIVSKLVGYTSNQSHSSVERAGLLGGVKLRGLKADENLKLRGETLEKAIKEDLEAGLIPFYVVATLGTTNTCAFDRLDEIGPVANRYNVWVHVDAAYAGSAFICPEYRYLMKGIETADSFNFNPHKWMLVNFDCSAMWLKEPYWIVNAFNVDPLYLKHDMQGSAPDYRHWQIPLGRRFRALKLWFVLRLYGVENLQAHIRRHCGFAKQFEALCCADERFEIFGEVQMGLVCFKLKGSNELNEALLKRINGRGNIHLVPSKVNDVYFLRMAVCSRFTETSDIDYSWKEVSAAADELLAEQKK